The Haloarcula halophila nucleotide sequence GGAAGTTGAACGGGGTGATGGCGGCGACGACGCCCAGCGGTTCGCGCTGGGTGAAACAGTGGTCGCGGGCGAAGCCCTTCTGGGCGTCCATCGGAACGTACTCCCCGAACATCCGTTTGGCCTGCTCGGCGGAGAGATCGAGCGTCTGAACCCCCCGGTCGACCTCGCCGCGGGCCTCCGAGATCGGTTTCCCCTGTTCGCTGGTGAGGATACGGGCGATCTCGTCTGCGCGTTCCTCGACCAGACGGGCGGTCTCGTGGAGGAACTCGTAGCGCTGGTAGGCGGAGAGATCGGAGGCCTGGAAGGCGGCCTCGGCGGCGTCGATCGCGTCGACGACCTGCCCGTCGCTGGCCATCGGGACCGACCCCACGAGATCGCCGTCGTACGGGTGGATGACGTCTGTGCGCTCGTCGGCGTCGACCCACTCGCCGCCGATGAGCATCTGCTTGTCGAGGCGTGTCGCTGCTTGCTGGCTCATACTCGTGGGGTGGGTCATCAGAATTATAAGTGTTACGCAGCCCCGAACCGTCAGGGGCCGTTCAGACGCCGAAGTCCTCGACGACGTCGTCGAGGACGCCGACCTCGTTGTCGGCGCTGTCGTAGTCGCCGTGGGCCTGTACGTCGTCGGTAACGTCCCGATCGGTGTAGTTCTCCGGTGCCTCGGGTGCGTGAGCGATGCCCGTGTGTCCGACTGCGTCGGTCTGGTCGATCGCGTAGTAGCCCTGCCCGAGTACGGCGTCGTTGTCCGAATAGTAGTTGTACAACTCCCCGGCGGAGTACTCGATGGCCTCGCCCCACCGCCGGTTTAGTTGGACCGCGTCGTTGTCGATCGCTCCGCCCAGCAGGGCGACGGAGTCAACGACGCCCTCTTCGGGCGTGTGGTGGGAGCCCTGCGAGGAGTAGAACCGGCTCACGTCCAGGTGGAGTTCTTCCAGTAGCGAGCAGGTGACCCGTGCGCCCAGCGAGTGGGCGATGATCCGTATGGGCCGGTCGTCCGACTGGCGGATGTCCCGGACCCACTGGCCGAACTTGAGCGCGTTCCGCTCGGCGATCTCGTTGGCGTCGGGCCAGCTCACGTCCGAGTCCCAGGTGAACGCGGCGGTGAACGCGTCGGTATACCCCGCGTCTCTGAGGCCGGTCCGGGCCTGGTCGGTCTGGTACCGTCCCCAGAGATGTGGGACGCTATCGACGAACCCGTGGACGAGGACCTGGATCTCGTCGGCGTCGTCGAACCCGCTCCAGTCACCGTGGAGGTCGTAACTCGTCGGCGTCTCCCCGTCGACGAGAGAGACCTCGCCGGGGTCGGACAGTGGAGTGAAGTGGCCGTCCGTCGAGATCGTCGGGAACGACTCCGGGACCGACGGCG carries:
- a CDS encoding DUF726 domain-containing protein, whose translation is MPSRRQFLTALGGTASAIALGTGTVAAQEGEDETDLPDGFPAAEDISTTKPPSVPESFPTISTDGHFTPLSDPGEVSLVDGETPTSYDLHGDWSGFDDADEIQVLVHGFVDSVPHLWGRYQTDQARTGLRDAGYTDAFTAAFTWDSDVSWPDANEIAERNALKFGQWVRDIRQSDDRPIRIIAHSLGARVTCSLLEELHLDVSRFYSSQGSHHTPEEGVVDSVALLGGAIDNDAVQLNRRWGEAIEYSAGELYNYYSDNDAVLGQGYYAIDQTDAVGHTGIAHAPEAPENYTDRDVTDDVQAHGDYDSADNEVGVLDDVVEDFGV